In one window of Ptiloglossa arizonensis isolate GNS036 chromosome 5, iyPtiAriz1_principal, whole genome shotgun sequence DNA:
- the Dna2 gene encoding DNA replication helicase/nuclease 2 isoform X2: MKKIDRSLKKNTGVCNIKQSQKKISIYFSRATKDKLFENKDSKINDIVECSTSNERTCKKRKLTENVQSFETNSKMIKSDDTSVVYNSKTIQEQKHAIAVGPSMIHNQFRDSKKSVKIASPKKNLTIKEYKENIDLERCNNTLHKQNEKNVKSSSVQSVENNIALLSNKDFSVNENKTDFMKSKNIDASVYNNVIQLDEFECSMDDFNDCFEEEWHVNNQINFNSLQRCTVIEVKKDCSSTILTVEQEDIASSATVMCLDFWKDVKVKKSDVITIQARKETQYWVVDNTTGLLVVHSDILISGTTVVSALFCSRKAVLTEKFRKMETLPYYEGDQTALVIGSLAHQLLQKAIRQNIYEMSDITKLMDNILQSKETITLLYASKIAFDTCRQQMFAFVPKIFEFIQHFLKDKKQHEIINIKDNFKGKITHVHDIEENIWLPKLGVKGKVDVTIEVNVNSKRKIMPLEIKTGKPSFSLEHKGQIILYIMMMALTGRDTDTGLLLYLRENNMQEIKGGHPEKRDLILLRNTLANYFAPKPVEKLNFISESDWQTLELPEPINHYKACSMCPYNALCCIYLSRDTEIQLLESHPLMKLSKQILNKFKPTHIDYVVKWVSLLQIEENAQNSGNPVRYMWTLSPEKREKKKICICNLKLIGKVVEHDSKYQHTFVRANVNKQVNIPYMEFMENEYVLVSTDGRINISVGFIMHIKEDSVTVLLDSIAKYNNINESFHIDKYSSSGLFSFNLANVGGLLGDNEICAKLRDIVIDRKPATFVEGLPHSVVCKSVEIVHGLNENQQRVVLKAITANDYILIKGMPGTGKTQTVVALIELLHETGHSVLVTGHTNSSVDNILLKLLDKNIDFLRLGSTSIHPSVKHKSERYAFANCHSLESLDSVYYSKNIIGVTCYGAHYALLGKRTFDVCIVDESTQALQSSVLRPLYSARKFILVGDPDQLPPIIKSKMARELGADESLFARLDSPNNTVKLTKQYRMNKSIMHLANKLTYNDTLEAGSTSIENATFIAVHSENLVKQGRWIQKTLSQNINDSAIILNTGCTHDLKVSFGLNDKYSKSNQKHSNIWEAAICVNLVQALAEMGVNPQSIGIIVPYRAHVSLLKNIIQEGIEVNTVDQYQGRDKEIIIYSCAKSLPNDSDIREDLEILGDHRRLTVAVTRAKHKLIIIADTHTLSQYSPFKKLFNQIEDKNIIDLHDCYDDFSWENIMSL; encoded by the exons ATGAAGAAAATTGATCGCTCTCTCAAGAAG AATACTGGAGTCTGTAATATAAAACAATCTCAAAAGAAAatatcgatatatttttcaagGGCTACTAAAGATAAgctgtttgaaaataaggatagTAAGATAAATGATATTGTTGAATGTAGTACATCAAATGAGAGAacatgtaaaaaaagaaagttaacAGAAAACGTACAATCATTTGAGACTAATTCAAAAATGATAAAGAGTGATGATACGTCTGTTGTATACAACTCAAAAACAATACAGGAACAAAAGCATGCAATTGCGGTTGGTCCAAGTATGATTCATAATCAGTTCAGAGATAGTAAAAAATCTGTCAAAATTGCATCTCCCAAGAAGAATTTGACCataaaagaatataaagaaaatatagatTTAGAAAGGTGTAACAATACATTGcataaacaaaatgaaaaaaatgtaaaatcttCAAGTGTACAATCAGTGGAAAATAATATTGCATTGCTCAGTAACAAGGACTTTtctgtaaatgaaaataaaacagaTTTCATGAAAAGTAAAAACATTGATGCATCCGTGTATAATAATGTAATACAATTGGATGAATTTGAATGTAGTATGGATGATTTTAATGATTGTTTTGAAGAAGAGTGGCATGTAAAtaatcaaataaattttaattctttgcAAAGATGCACAGTTATTGAAGTAAAAAAAGACTGCAGCAGTACTATATTAACTGTGGAACAAGAAGATATTGCATCGAGTGCAACAGTTATGTGTTTAGACTTTTG GAAAGATGTAAAAGTAAAAAAGTCTGATGTTATTACAATACAAGCAAGAAAAGAAACTCAATATTGGGTTGTGGATAATACTACCGGTTTACTTGTTGTTCATTCAGATATATTAATATCTGGAACAACAGTAGTTAGTGCCTTATTTTGTAGCAGGAAAGCAGTGTTGACTGAGAAATTTAGGAAAATGGAAACTCTTCCTTATTATGAAGGAGATCAAACTGCATTAGTTATTGGAAGTTTAGCTCATCAATTATTACAAAAG GCAATACGtcaaaatatttatgaaatgtcAGACATTACAAAATTAATGGACAATATATTGCAATCCAAGGAGACAATTACTCTACTTTATGCATCAAAAATTGCTTTTGATACAtgcagacaacaaatgtttgcatttgtaccaaaaatatttgaatttattcaACATTTTCTAAAAG ATAAAAAACAAcacgaaataattaatataaaagaCAATTTCAAGGGAAAGATCACTCATGTGCACGatatagaagaaaatatttggcTTCCTAAGTTGGGTGTTAAAGGTAAGGTGGATGTTACGATAGAAGTTAATGTGAATTCAAAGCGAAAAATTATGCCTCTGGAAATAAAGACGGGTAAGCCCTCATTCTCTTTAGAACATAAAggacaaattattttatacattatgaTGATGGCTCTTACGGGTCGAGACACAGATACAGGTCTGCTGTTGTACCTTAG AGAAAATAATATGCAAGAGATTAAGGGTGGACATCCTGAAAAAAGGGATTTGATATtgttaagaaacactttagctAATTATTTTGCTCCTAAGCCAGTTGAGAAGTTAAATTTCATTTCTGAATCAGACTGGCAAACATTAGAGTTACCGGAGCCAATTAACCATTACAAAGCTTGTTCCATGTGCCCTTATAATGCATTATGTTGCATCTATTTAAGTAGAGATACTGAAATACAATTGTTAGAATCACATCCGTTAATGAAACttagtaaacaaattttaaataaatttaagccTACACATATCGACTATGTTGTAAAATGGGTTTCATTGTTGCAAATAGAGGAAAACGCGCAAAACTCTGGTAATCCAGTAAGGTACATGTGGACATTAAGCCCAGAAAAAAG agaaaagaagaaaatttgtatttgtaatttaaaattaataggcAAAGTTGTTGAACACGACTCTAAATATCAGCATACATTCGTTCGTgcaaatgtaaacaaacaagTTAATATTCCATACATGGAATTTATGGAAAACGAATACGTGTTAGTGAGTACAGATGGACGGATAAACATATCGGTAGGATTTATAATGCATATAAAAGAAGATTCTGTTACTGTATTACTAGACAG TATcgctaaatataataatattaacgagTCGTTTCATATAGACAAGTACTCGTCTTCtggtttgttttcttttaatcTTGCCAATGTAGGTGGATTATTGGGCGACAATGAAATCTGTGCAAAATTACGAGATATTGTAATAGATAG AAAACCAGCAACGTTTGTTGAGGGATTACCGCATTCTGTTGTATGCAAAAGTGTCGAGATAGTACACGGATTAAATGAAAATCAACAGAGAGTAGTtttgaaagcaataactgccaATGATTATATTTTAATCAAAGGAATGCCGGGTACAGGGAAAACGCAAACAGTAGTAGCTTTAATAGAACTGTTACACGAAACTGGACACTCAGTTTTAGTTACCGGACATACAAATAGCTCTGTAGATAATATTTTGTTGAAACTACTAGATAAAAACATTGACTTTTTACGATTGGGCTCAACATCTATTCATCCATCTGTGAAACATAAATCCGAAAGATATGCATTTGCAAATTGTCATTCACTTGAGAGTTTAGACTCAGTGTACTACAgtaaa aatatCATTGGAGTGACTTGTTATGGTGCCCATTATGCACTCCTTGGGAAACGAACATTCGACGTGTGCATTGTGGACGAAAGCACACAAGCACTGCAGTCATCTGTGTTGAGACCATTATATAGTGCACGCAAGTTTATCCTTGTAGGAGATCCTGACCAACTACCCCCTATCATTAAAAGTAAAATGGCAAG AGAACTTGGTGCAGATGAATCCCTGTTTGCTCGACTGGATAGTCCAAATAATACAGTTAAGTTAACAAAACAATACAGAATGAATAAAAGTATTATGCATTTGGCAAATAAGTTGACATACAATGACACTCTGGAAGCAGGAAGTACTTCAATAGAAAACGCTACTTTTATTGCAGTGCACAGTGAA AATCTAGTGAAACAAGGAAGATGGATACAGAAAACATTATCCCAAAATATAAACGATTCTGCAATTATATTAAATACAGGTTGTACCCATGACTTAAAAGTAAGCTTTGGATTGaatgataaatattcaaaaagcaatcaaaaacattcaaatatttGGGAAGCTGCTATATGTGTGAATTTAGTACAAGCTCTTGCAGag ATGGGTGTAAATCCTCAAAGTATTGGGATTATTGTACCATACAGGGCACATGTaagtttattgaaaaatattatccaaGAAGGTATTGAAGTGAATACAGTTGACCAATATCAGGGACGCGATAAGGAGATCATAATTTACTCCTGTGCAAAAAGTTTACCGAATGATAGTGACATTAGAGag GATCTTGAAATATTGGGAGATCATAGACGATTAACAGTAGCTGTAACAAGAGCGAAACATAAGTTAATTATTATTGCTGATACACATACTTTATCACAATATTcaccatttaaaaaattattcaaccaGATTGAAGacaaaaatataatagattTACATGATTGCTATGAtgatttttcatgggaaaataTTATGTCTTTGTAA
- the Dna2 gene encoding DNA replication helicase/nuclease 2 isoform X1 has product MKKIDRSLKKNTGVCNIKQSQKKISIYFSRATKDKLFENKDSKINDIVECSTSNERTCKKRKLTENVQSFETNSKMIKSDDTSVVYNSKTIQEQKHAIAVGPSMIHNQFRDSKKSVKIASPKKNLTIKEYKENIDLERCNNTLHKQNEKNVKSSSVQSVENNIALLSNKDFSVNENKTDFMKSKNIDASVYNNVIQLDEFECSMDDFNDCFEEEWHVNNQINFNSLQRCTVIEVKKDCSSTILTVEQEDIASSATVMCLDFWKDVKVKKSDVITIQARKETQYWVVDNTTGLLVVHSDILISGTTVVSALFCSRKAVLTEKFRKMETLPYYEGDQTALVIGSLAHQLLQKAIRQNIYEMSDITKLMDNILQSKETITLLYASKIAFDTCRQQMFAFVPKIFEFIQHFLKDKKQHEIINIKDNFKGKITHVHDIEENIWLPKLGVKGKVDVTIEVNVNSKRKIMPLEIKTGKPSFSLEHKGQIILYIMMMALTGRDTDTGLLLYLRENNMQEIKGGHPEKRDLILLRNTLANYFAPKPVEKLNFISESDWQTLELPEPINHYKACSMCPYNALCCIYLSRDTEIQLLESHPLMKLSKQILNKFKPTHIDYVVKWVSLLQIEENAQNSGNPVRYMWTLSPEKREKKKICICNLKLIGKVVEHDSKYQHTFVRANVNKQVNIPYMEFMENEYVLVSTDGRINISVGFIMHIKEDSVTVLLDRSIAKYNNINESFHIDKYSSSGLFSFNLANVGGLLGDNEICAKLRDIVIDRKPATFVEGLPHSVVCKSVEIVHGLNENQQRVVLKAITANDYILIKGMPGTGKTQTVVALIELLHETGHSVLVTGHTNSSVDNILLKLLDKNIDFLRLGSTSIHPSVKHKSERYAFANCHSLESLDSVYYSKNIIGVTCYGAHYALLGKRTFDVCIVDESTQALQSSVLRPLYSARKFILVGDPDQLPPIIKSKMARELGADESLFARLDSPNNTVKLTKQYRMNKSIMHLANKLTYNDTLEAGSTSIENATFIAVHSENLVKQGRWIQKTLSQNINDSAIILNTGCTHDLKVSFGLNDKYSKSNQKHSNIWEAAICVNLVQALAEMGVNPQSIGIIVPYRAHVSLLKNIIQEGIEVNTVDQYQGRDKEIIIYSCAKSLPNDSDIREDLEILGDHRRLTVAVTRAKHKLIIIADTHTLSQYSPFKKLFNQIEDKNIIDLHDCYDDFSWENIMSL; this is encoded by the exons ATGAAGAAAATTGATCGCTCTCTCAAGAAG AATACTGGAGTCTGTAATATAAAACAATCTCAAAAGAAAatatcgatatatttttcaagGGCTACTAAAGATAAgctgtttgaaaataaggatagTAAGATAAATGATATTGTTGAATGTAGTACATCAAATGAGAGAacatgtaaaaaaagaaagttaacAGAAAACGTACAATCATTTGAGACTAATTCAAAAATGATAAAGAGTGATGATACGTCTGTTGTATACAACTCAAAAACAATACAGGAACAAAAGCATGCAATTGCGGTTGGTCCAAGTATGATTCATAATCAGTTCAGAGATAGTAAAAAATCTGTCAAAATTGCATCTCCCAAGAAGAATTTGACCataaaagaatataaagaaaatatagatTTAGAAAGGTGTAACAATACATTGcataaacaaaatgaaaaaaatgtaaaatcttCAAGTGTACAATCAGTGGAAAATAATATTGCATTGCTCAGTAACAAGGACTTTtctgtaaatgaaaataaaacagaTTTCATGAAAAGTAAAAACATTGATGCATCCGTGTATAATAATGTAATACAATTGGATGAATTTGAATGTAGTATGGATGATTTTAATGATTGTTTTGAAGAAGAGTGGCATGTAAAtaatcaaataaattttaattctttgcAAAGATGCACAGTTATTGAAGTAAAAAAAGACTGCAGCAGTACTATATTAACTGTGGAACAAGAAGATATTGCATCGAGTGCAACAGTTATGTGTTTAGACTTTTG GAAAGATGTAAAAGTAAAAAAGTCTGATGTTATTACAATACAAGCAAGAAAAGAAACTCAATATTGGGTTGTGGATAATACTACCGGTTTACTTGTTGTTCATTCAGATATATTAATATCTGGAACAACAGTAGTTAGTGCCTTATTTTGTAGCAGGAAAGCAGTGTTGACTGAGAAATTTAGGAAAATGGAAACTCTTCCTTATTATGAAGGAGATCAAACTGCATTAGTTATTGGAAGTTTAGCTCATCAATTATTACAAAAG GCAATACGtcaaaatatttatgaaatgtcAGACATTACAAAATTAATGGACAATATATTGCAATCCAAGGAGACAATTACTCTACTTTATGCATCAAAAATTGCTTTTGATACAtgcagacaacaaatgtttgcatttgtaccaaaaatatttgaatttattcaACATTTTCTAAAAG ATAAAAAACAAcacgaaataattaatataaaagaCAATTTCAAGGGAAAGATCACTCATGTGCACGatatagaagaaaatatttggcTTCCTAAGTTGGGTGTTAAAGGTAAGGTGGATGTTACGATAGAAGTTAATGTGAATTCAAAGCGAAAAATTATGCCTCTGGAAATAAAGACGGGTAAGCCCTCATTCTCTTTAGAACATAAAggacaaattattttatacattatgaTGATGGCTCTTACGGGTCGAGACACAGATACAGGTCTGCTGTTGTACCTTAG AGAAAATAATATGCAAGAGATTAAGGGTGGACATCCTGAAAAAAGGGATTTGATATtgttaagaaacactttagctAATTATTTTGCTCCTAAGCCAGTTGAGAAGTTAAATTTCATTTCTGAATCAGACTGGCAAACATTAGAGTTACCGGAGCCAATTAACCATTACAAAGCTTGTTCCATGTGCCCTTATAATGCATTATGTTGCATCTATTTAAGTAGAGATACTGAAATACAATTGTTAGAATCACATCCGTTAATGAAACttagtaaacaaattttaaataaatttaagccTACACATATCGACTATGTTGTAAAATGGGTTTCATTGTTGCAAATAGAGGAAAACGCGCAAAACTCTGGTAATCCAGTAAGGTACATGTGGACATTAAGCCCAGAAAAAAG agaaaagaagaaaatttgtatttgtaatttaaaattaataggcAAAGTTGTTGAACACGACTCTAAATATCAGCATACATTCGTTCGTgcaaatgtaaacaaacaagTTAATATTCCATACATGGAATTTATGGAAAACGAATACGTGTTAGTGAGTACAGATGGACGGATAAACATATCGGTAGGATTTATAATGCATATAAAAGAAGATTCTGTTACTGTATTACTAGACAG aaGTATcgctaaatataataatattaacgagTCGTTTCATATAGACAAGTACTCGTCTTCtggtttgttttcttttaatcTTGCCAATGTAGGTGGATTATTGGGCGACAATGAAATCTGTGCAAAATTACGAGATATTGTAATAGATAG AAAACCAGCAACGTTTGTTGAGGGATTACCGCATTCTGTTGTATGCAAAAGTGTCGAGATAGTACACGGATTAAATGAAAATCAACAGAGAGTAGTtttgaaagcaataactgccaATGATTATATTTTAATCAAAGGAATGCCGGGTACAGGGAAAACGCAAACAGTAGTAGCTTTAATAGAACTGTTACACGAAACTGGACACTCAGTTTTAGTTACCGGACATACAAATAGCTCTGTAGATAATATTTTGTTGAAACTACTAGATAAAAACATTGACTTTTTACGATTGGGCTCAACATCTATTCATCCATCTGTGAAACATAAATCCGAAAGATATGCATTTGCAAATTGTCATTCACTTGAGAGTTTAGACTCAGTGTACTACAgtaaa aatatCATTGGAGTGACTTGTTATGGTGCCCATTATGCACTCCTTGGGAAACGAACATTCGACGTGTGCATTGTGGACGAAAGCACACAAGCACTGCAGTCATCTGTGTTGAGACCATTATATAGTGCACGCAAGTTTATCCTTGTAGGAGATCCTGACCAACTACCCCCTATCATTAAAAGTAAAATGGCAAG AGAACTTGGTGCAGATGAATCCCTGTTTGCTCGACTGGATAGTCCAAATAATACAGTTAAGTTAACAAAACAATACAGAATGAATAAAAGTATTATGCATTTGGCAAATAAGTTGACATACAATGACACTCTGGAAGCAGGAAGTACTTCAATAGAAAACGCTACTTTTATTGCAGTGCACAGTGAA AATCTAGTGAAACAAGGAAGATGGATACAGAAAACATTATCCCAAAATATAAACGATTCTGCAATTATATTAAATACAGGTTGTACCCATGACTTAAAAGTAAGCTTTGGATTGaatgataaatattcaaaaagcaatcaaaaacattcaaatatttGGGAAGCTGCTATATGTGTGAATTTAGTACAAGCTCTTGCAGag ATGGGTGTAAATCCTCAAAGTATTGGGATTATTGTACCATACAGGGCACATGTaagtttattgaaaaatattatccaaGAAGGTATTGAAGTGAATACAGTTGACCAATATCAGGGACGCGATAAGGAGATCATAATTTACTCCTGTGCAAAAAGTTTACCGAATGATAGTGACATTAGAGag GATCTTGAAATATTGGGAGATCATAGACGATTAACAGTAGCTGTAACAAGAGCGAAACATAAGTTAATTATTATTGCTGATACACATACTTTATCACAATATTcaccatttaaaaaattattcaaccaGATTGAAGacaaaaatataatagattTACATGATTGCTATGAtgatttttcatgggaaaataTTATGTCTTTGTAA
- the Dna2 gene encoding DNA replication helicase/nuclease 2 isoform X3 codes for MKKIDRSLKKNTGVCNIKQSQKKISIYFSRATKDKLFENKDSKINDIVECSTSNERTCKKRKLTENVQSFETNSKMIKSDDTSVVYNSKTIQEQKHAIAVGPSMIHNQFRDSKKSVKIASPKKNLTIKEYKENIDLERCNNTLHKQNEKNVKSSSVQSVENNIALLSNKDFSVNENKTDFMKSKNIDASVYNNVIQLDEFECSMDDFNDCFEEEWHVNNQINFNSLQRCTVIEVKKDCSSTILTVEQEDIASSATVMCLDFWKDVKVKKSDVITIQARKETQYWVVDNTTGLLVVHSDILISGTTVVSALFCSRKAVLTEKFRKMETLPYYEGDQTALVIGSLAHQLLQKAIRQNIYEMSDITKLMDNILQSKETITLLYASKIAFDTCRQQMFAFVPKIFEFIQHFLKDKKQHEIINIKDNFKGKITHVHDIEENIWLPKLGVKEHKGQIILYIMMMALTGRDTDTGLLLYLRENNMQEIKGGHPEKRDLILLRNTLANYFAPKPVEKLNFISESDWQTLELPEPINHYKACSMCPYNALCCIYLSRDTEIQLLESHPLMKLSKQILNKFKPTHIDYVVKWVSLLQIEENAQNSGNPVRYMWTLSPEKREKKKICICNLKLIGKVVEHDSKYQHTFVRANVNKQVNIPYMEFMENEYVLVSTDGRINISVGFIMHIKEDSVTVLLDRSIAKYNNINESFHIDKYSSSGLFSFNLANVGGLLGDNEICAKLRDIVIDRKPATFVEGLPHSVVCKSVEIVHGLNENQQRVVLKAITANDYILIKGMPGTGKTQTVVALIELLHETGHSVLVTGHTNSSVDNILLKLLDKNIDFLRLGSTSIHPSVKHKSERYAFANCHSLESLDSVYYSKNIIGVTCYGAHYALLGKRTFDVCIVDESTQALQSSVLRPLYSARKFILVGDPDQLPPIIKSKMARELGADESLFARLDSPNNTVKLTKQYRMNKSIMHLANKLTYNDTLEAGSTSIENATFIAVHSENLVKQGRWIQKTLSQNINDSAIILNTGCTHDLKVSFGLNDKYSKSNQKHSNIWEAAICVNLVQALAEMGVNPQSIGIIVPYRAHVSLLKNIIQEGIEVNTVDQYQGRDKEIIIYSCAKSLPNDSDIREDLEILGDHRRLTVAVTRAKHKLIIIADTHTLSQYSPFKKLFNQIEDKNIIDLHDCYDDFSWENIMSL; via the exons ATGAAGAAAATTGATCGCTCTCTCAAGAAG AATACTGGAGTCTGTAATATAAAACAATCTCAAAAGAAAatatcgatatatttttcaagGGCTACTAAAGATAAgctgtttgaaaataaggatagTAAGATAAATGATATTGTTGAATGTAGTACATCAAATGAGAGAacatgtaaaaaaagaaagttaacAGAAAACGTACAATCATTTGAGACTAATTCAAAAATGATAAAGAGTGATGATACGTCTGTTGTATACAACTCAAAAACAATACAGGAACAAAAGCATGCAATTGCGGTTGGTCCAAGTATGATTCATAATCAGTTCAGAGATAGTAAAAAATCTGTCAAAATTGCATCTCCCAAGAAGAATTTGACCataaaagaatataaagaaaatatagatTTAGAAAGGTGTAACAATACATTGcataaacaaaatgaaaaaaatgtaaaatcttCAAGTGTACAATCAGTGGAAAATAATATTGCATTGCTCAGTAACAAGGACTTTtctgtaaatgaaaataaaacagaTTTCATGAAAAGTAAAAACATTGATGCATCCGTGTATAATAATGTAATACAATTGGATGAATTTGAATGTAGTATGGATGATTTTAATGATTGTTTTGAAGAAGAGTGGCATGTAAAtaatcaaataaattttaattctttgcAAAGATGCACAGTTATTGAAGTAAAAAAAGACTGCAGCAGTACTATATTAACTGTGGAACAAGAAGATATTGCATCGAGTGCAACAGTTATGTGTTTAGACTTTTG GAAAGATGTAAAAGTAAAAAAGTCTGATGTTATTACAATACAAGCAAGAAAAGAAACTCAATATTGGGTTGTGGATAATACTACCGGTTTACTTGTTGTTCATTCAGATATATTAATATCTGGAACAACAGTAGTTAGTGCCTTATTTTGTAGCAGGAAAGCAGTGTTGACTGAGAAATTTAGGAAAATGGAAACTCTTCCTTATTATGAAGGAGATCAAACTGCATTAGTTATTGGAAGTTTAGCTCATCAATTATTACAAAAG GCAATACGtcaaaatatttatgaaatgtcAGACATTACAAAATTAATGGACAATATATTGCAATCCAAGGAGACAATTACTCTACTTTATGCATCAAAAATTGCTTTTGATACAtgcagacaacaaatgtttgcatttgtaccaaaaatatttgaatttattcaACATTTTCTAAAAG ATAAAAAACAAcacgaaataattaatataaaagaCAATTTCAAGGGAAAGATCACTCATGTGCACGatatagaagaaaatatttggcTTCCTAAGTTGGGTGTTAAAG AACATAAAggacaaattattttatacattatgaTGATGGCTCTTACGGGTCGAGACACAGATACAGGTCTGCTGTTGTACCTTAG AGAAAATAATATGCAAGAGATTAAGGGTGGACATCCTGAAAAAAGGGATTTGATATtgttaagaaacactttagctAATTATTTTGCTCCTAAGCCAGTTGAGAAGTTAAATTTCATTTCTGAATCAGACTGGCAAACATTAGAGTTACCGGAGCCAATTAACCATTACAAAGCTTGTTCCATGTGCCCTTATAATGCATTATGTTGCATCTATTTAAGTAGAGATACTGAAATACAATTGTTAGAATCACATCCGTTAATGAAACttagtaaacaaattttaaataaatttaagccTACACATATCGACTATGTTGTAAAATGGGTTTCATTGTTGCAAATAGAGGAAAACGCGCAAAACTCTGGTAATCCAGTAAGGTACATGTGGACATTAAGCCCAGAAAAAAG agaaaagaagaaaatttgtatttgtaatttaaaattaataggcAAAGTTGTTGAACACGACTCTAAATATCAGCATACATTCGTTCGTgcaaatgtaaacaaacaagTTAATATTCCATACATGGAATTTATGGAAAACGAATACGTGTTAGTGAGTACAGATGGACGGATAAACATATCGGTAGGATTTATAATGCATATAAAAGAAGATTCTGTTACTGTATTACTAGACAG aaGTATcgctaaatataataatattaacgagTCGTTTCATATAGACAAGTACTCGTCTTCtggtttgttttcttttaatcTTGCCAATGTAGGTGGATTATTGGGCGACAATGAAATCTGTGCAAAATTACGAGATATTGTAATAGATAG AAAACCAGCAACGTTTGTTGAGGGATTACCGCATTCTGTTGTATGCAAAAGTGTCGAGATAGTACACGGATTAAATGAAAATCAACAGAGAGTAGTtttgaaagcaataactgccaATGATTATATTTTAATCAAAGGAATGCCGGGTACAGGGAAAACGCAAACAGTAGTAGCTTTAATAGAACTGTTACACGAAACTGGACACTCAGTTTTAGTTACCGGACATACAAATAGCTCTGTAGATAATATTTTGTTGAAACTACTAGATAAAAACATTGACTTTTTACGATTGGGCTCAACATCTATTCATCCATCTGTGAAACATAAATCCGAAAGATATGCATTTGCAAATTGTCATTCACTTGAGAGTTTAGACTCAGTGTACTACAgtaaa aatatCATTGGAGTGACTTGTTATGGTGCCCATTATGCACTCCTTGGGAAACGAACATTCGACGTGTGCATTGTGGACGAAAGCACACAAGCACTGCAGTCATCTGTGTTGAGACCATTATATAGTGCACGCAAGTTTATCCTTGTAGGAGATCCTGACCAACTACCCCCTATCATTAAAAGTAAAATGGCAAG AGAACTTGGTGCAGATGAATCCCTGTTTGCTCGACTGGATAGTCCAAATAATACAGTTAAGTTAACAAAACAATACAGAATGAATAAAAGTATTATGCATTTGGCAAATAAGTTGACATACAATGACACTCTGGAAGCAGGAAGTACTTCAATAGAAAACGCTACTTTTATTGCAGTGCACAGTGAA AATCTAGTGAAACAAGGAAGATGGATACAGAAAACATTATCCCAAAATATAAACGATTCTGCAATTATATTAAATACAGGTTGTACCCATGACTTAAAAGTAAGCTTTGGATTGaatgataaatattcaaaaagcaatcaaaaacattcaaatatttGGGAAGCTGCTATATGTGTGAATTTAGTACAAGCTCTTGCAGag ATGGGTGTAAATCCTCAAAGTATTGGGATTATTGTACCATACAGGGCACATGTaagtttattgaaaaatattatccaaGAAGGTATTGAAGTGAATACAGTTGACCAATATCAGGGACGCGATAAGGAGATCATAATTTACTCCTGTGCAAAAAGTTTACCGAATGATAGTGACATTAGAGag GATCTTGAAATATTGGGAGATCATAGACGATTAACAGTAGCTGTAACAAGAGCGAAACATAAGTTAATTATTATTGCTGATACACATACTTTATCACAATATTcaccatttaaaaaattattcaaccaGATTGAAGacaaaaatataatagattTACATGATTGCTATGAtgatttttcatgggaaaataTTATGTCTTTGTAA